In Fusobacterium varium, the following are encoded in one genomic region:
- the gdhA gene encoding NADP-specific glutamate dehydrogenase, whose protein sequence is MNAEQYIKEIIEKVKIKDKGEETFIQAVEEVLTSLTPFIEQNPQYIENNILERITEPERQIIFKVPWEDDNGKIQVNRGFRVEFNGVLGPYKGGLRFHPSVALDSMKFLSFEQTFKNALTGLPIGGGKGGSDFNPLNKSDREIKRFCESFMNELYRHIGPDKDVPAGDIGVSGKEIGYLFGHYRRLKGAYENGVITGKGFNYGGSRIRPEATGYGVTYFVQEMLKDMGETIVGKKVAVSGYGNVAWGACKKITELGGKVVTISGKAGYIYAPNGLTEEQVEYMLVLRSNRDVTLKDFGSKFGLEFFEGKKPWERKVDIVIPCAIQNELNLDDAKEILANQVKIVCEGANMPCTPEAIELFEENNILYAPGKAANAGGVAVSALEMSQNSMRYQWSAEEVDAKLHEIMKDIYEKSKEMSEKYNVSLAKGANITGFKKVADTMIMQGNY, encoded by the coding sequence ATGAATGCAGAGCAATATATAAAAGAGATTATAGAAAAAGTAAAAATTAAAGATAAAGGAGAGGAAACTTTTATTCAAGCAGTAGAAGAGGTTTTAACAAGTTTAACTCCTTTTATAGAGCAAAATCCTCAATATATTGAAAATAATATTTTAGAGAGAATTACTGAACCAGAGAGACAGATAATTTTTAAAGTACCTTGGGAAGATGACAATGGAAAAATTCAAGTAAATAGAGGGTTTAGAGTAGAATTTAATGGAGTTTTAGGACCATACAAAGGGGGACTTAGATTTCATCCATCAGTAGCATTGGATTCTATGAAGTTTTTATCTTTTGAACAAACATTTAAAAATGCTTTAACTGGACTTCCAATTGGTGGAGGAAAAGGAGGAAGTGATTTTAATCCTTTAAATAAATCAGATAGAGAGATAAAAAGATTCTGTGAAAGTTTTATGAATGAGTTGTATCGTCATATTGGACCTGATAAAGATGTACCAGCTGGAGATATAGGAGTTAGCGGAAAAGAGATAGGATATCTATTTGGACATTATAGAAGATTAAAAGGGGCATATGAAAATGGTGTTATCACAGGAAAAGGATTTAACTATGGTGGAAGTAGAATAAGACCAGAAGCTACTGGATATGGTGTAACATATTTTGTTCAAGAGATGTTAAAAGATATGGGAGAAACTATTGTAGGAAAAAAAGTTGCTGTTTCAGGTTATGGAAATGTTGCTTGGGGAGCTTGTAAAAAGATAACAGAGTTAGGTGGAAAGGTAGTAACTATTTCTGGAAAGGCTGGATATATTTATGCTCCAAATGGTTTAACTGAGGAACAAGTAGAGTATATGCTAGTTTTAAGAAGTAATAGAGATGTTACTTTAAAAGATTTTGGAAGTAAATTTGGGCTTGAATTCTTTGAAGGAAAGAAACCTTGGGAAAGAAAAGTTGATATAGTTATCCCTTGTGCAATTCAAAATGAATTAAACTTAGATGATGCAAAAGAGATCTTAGCAAATCAAGTTAAAATAGTGTGTGAGGGAGCTAATATGCCTTGTACTCCAGAAGCAATAGAATTATTTGAAGAAAATAATATATTATATGCACCTGGAAAAGCAGCTAATGCTGGTGGAGTTGCAGTTTCAGCTCTTGAAATGAGCCAAAATAGTATGAGATATCAATGGAGTGCTGAAGAGGTTGATGCAAAGCTTCATGAAATAATGAAAGATATCTATGAAAAATCAAAAGAGATGAGTGAAAAATACAATGTGTCTCTAGCCAAAGGAGCAAATATTACTGGATTTAAAAAAGTTGCAGACACTATGATAATGCAAGGAAATTATTAA